A segment of the Dehalococcoidia bacterium genome:
CACCATATCCATGAGTCCAATCCCTTAGCCGCTTTCTGAATGGCGGGGGTATGCGGCCATCCGGGACACTGAGCTTCGTGACCTTTCGTTTCAACAGTTGGCAGCACGCCTACTACGAAAATTCGCGGACGAGATTGCGGCACCCAGCGCTCGGCATCTAGCTCCAAAGCACCAACTCTGTAACCGCGCAAGACGAGCGCCTGATGCAACATCCGATAGTGCTCACCTTTGTCAGCGGAGACAAGGCCAGAAACGTTCTCGGCCACCACTATCGGCGGCCTGATCGTCATTTCATCCATTACCCTGAGCCATTGCCAGACCAGGCCGCTACGTGCCGCACCGATGCCTCTAAGATTCCCCGCAAGAGAAAGATCCTGACAAGGAAAACTAGCCCATGAGAGCGTTCCACAAGGCACATCGCTACCACGCATTTGCTCTATAGGGCCGAGATGAAAGACATCAGAAGGATGATTGGCGCAAAAAACGGTGGCCTTCTTAGGATCAATATCATTAGCCCAAACGAGATTGAAAAAAGGACCAAGAGCTTCAGAGACTAAGCCACTGCCTGCAAAGAAGTCCAAAAGTTGAGGAAGTCCCCCGTTCAAGCGGGCACGAGTGGCAGATGAAGAATGGCCTGAAGCAGTAT
Coding sequences within it:
- a CDS encoding DNA cytosine methyltransferase, yielding MFRDTNTASGHSSSATRARLNGGLPQLLDFFAGSGLVSEALGPFFNLVWANDIDPKKATVFCANHPSDVFHLGPIEQMRGSDVPCGTLSWASFPCQDLSLAGNLRGIGAARSGLVWQWLRVMDEMTIRPPIVVAENVSGLVSADKGEHYRMLHQALVLRGYRVGALELDAERWVPQSRPRIFVVGVLPTVETKGHEAQCPGWPHTPAIQKAAKGLDSWIWWNLPEPPMRTLALEQMVEVDTAPAEPQWSAHNMSLVPPRHLKRLREAVAAGRTVFPGYRRIRDGRQVLELRFDGIAGCLRTAEGGSSWQFLVLRRNGGFGARRLTVREAARLMGVPDDYCIPGSRNQAYKALGDAVAVPAVRYLGQHLLAPLANRIAAEVRA